In one Solanum lycopersicum chromosome 11, SLM_r2.1 genomic region, the following are encoded:
- the LOC101262177 gene encoding UDP-xylose transporter 1: MGEMTSFQLGVVGALFLSVASSVSIVICNKALMSNLGFPFATTLTSWHLMVTYCTLHVALKFNFFENKPIDMKTVMLFGILNGVSIGFLNLSLGFNSIGFYQMTKLAIIPFTVLVETLFLKKQFSQNIKFALFILLIGVGIASITDLQLNFVGTILSLLAIVTTCVGQILTNTIQKRLNISSTQLLYQSAPFQAAILFVSGPVVDQFLTKQSVFAYKYSPIVVGFIVLSCLIAVSVNFSTFLVIGKTSPVTYQVLGHLKTCLVLGFGYTLLHDPFTSRNIIGILVAIIGMGLYSYFCVHETKRKQVGDHSSMAQVKEKDTTAPLLAGKNGQVKENNSLV, from the exons ATGGGAGAAATGACAAGTTTTCAGTTGGGTGTGGTGGGAGCATTGTTTCTATCAGTGGCATCATCAGTTTCCATTGTTATTTGCAATAAAGCCTTGATGAGTAATCTTGGTTTTCCTTTTG cCACAACATTAACAAGTTGGCATCTAATGGTTACTTATTGCACACTTCATGTGGcactcaaattcaatttttttgagaataagCCCATTGATATGAAGACTGTGATGCTCTTTGGCATATTAAATGGTGTATCTATTGGCTTTCTCAATCTTAGCCTTGGATTTAATTCCATTGGCTTCTACCag ATGACAAAGCTAGCAATTATACCTTTTACAGTATTAGTAGAAACCCTTTTCTTGAAAAAACAATTTag CCAAAATATTAAGTTTGCATTATTCATTCTACTTATTGGAGTTGGCATTGCTTCTATTACTGATCTTCAACTCAATTTTGTTGGAACAATTCTCTCCCTTTTGGCCATTGTTACAACTTGTGTTGGACAAATT CTTACAAACACAATTCAAAAGAGACTCAATATTTCATCTACACAATTATTGTATCAATCAGCCCCATTTCAAGCAGCTATACTATTTGTTAGTGGGCCTGTGGTGGATCAATTTCTCACCAAACAAAGTGTTTTTGCCTACAAATATTCTCCTATTGTTGTG GGATTTATTGTGTTATCATGTTTGATTGCTGTATCAGTAAATTTCAGCACATTTTTAGTTATTGGAAAGACATCACCAGTTACCTATCAAGTGTTAGGTCACCTTAAGACATGTTTGGTTCTTGGATTTGGCTATACATTATTGCATGATCCTTTCACTTCAAGAAATATTATTGGAATTCTTGTGGCAATTATTGGAATGGGATTATATTCCTATTTTTGTGTAcatgaaacaaaaagaaaacaagttGGAGACCACTCTTCCATGGCCCAA GTTAAAGAGAAAGACACTACTGCACCACTTCTAGCTGGGAAAAATGGAcaagttaaagaaaataactcCCTTGTTTAA